aagtgctgtacagaaacccagcctaaaaccccaaatagcaagcaatgcacggtggttaggaaaaactccctagaaaggccaaaacctaggaagaaacctagagaggaaccaggctatgaggggtggccagtcctcttctggctgtgcagtgtggagattataacagcacatggcctagatgttcaaatgttcataaattaccagcattgtcaaataataataatcatagtagttgtcgagggtgcaacaagtcagtaacacaagagtaagtgtcagttggctttttcatagccgatcaggtagcctagtagttaaggCCAGTAATCGCAAGGTTGCTTGTTTGAATCTCTGAGCCAACTAGGTAAAACATCTGtctgtgctcttgagcaaggtacttaaccctgattgctcctgtaagtcgctctggataagagcgtctgctaaataacacATTTTTACAAAAATAATACTATTTATGGACCTATATTTCCAAAACCTAGTTATTTAATGTTATTGTTTTACAGGGGAAACCCCGTACCGTTCTCTCAGTGGGAGGGGCTTAtcatctggggagcctcaacaacatcatgttGCTGACGAGACAGAGAAGAGTGTCTCCAGATCAGAACATCTCAAGAAGCACCAGCAGAGATGTACAGGGAAGAAACCTcaccactgctgctctgactgtgggaagagtttcactagCCAGAGTGGCTTCATTATTcactgtgatcagtgtgggaagagttttgctgcatctaacACCTTCAAATCTAATGTAAGAATtcatacaggggagaagccttacccctGCCTTGATTGTGGGAAAAGCTTTGTTAGTGCAGGAGCCTTAACCGTACACCAGCgtgtacacactggagagaagccttagagctgtgatcagtgtggaaaGAGCTTCAATCAGTCAGGCATCCTGACAAAACACCAGCTACTACACACTGGAgtgaagccttatagctgtgatcagtgtgggaagagctttactgTATCAGAACAACTAACCAAACACCAGCGCGTACACACTGGacagaagccttatagctgtgatcagtgtgagaaGAGCTTTGCTCAATCAGGGACCTTGAATTCACACAAGCTAACACACACTGGTGAGAAAGAAGCCTTATATCTGTGATTAGTGTGGGAAGTTCCAGATCCCTAAATAAAGGATCAATAGAAAACATCTAGTGAACACTTATATCCATCTCCCATTCTTAAACAGTTGACTTCGTCTGATCACCATGGTAACCTCTGTGGAGAATAATATGCAGTTCTGATCAGTTCTCCCCTGTGTCTATGTAATATCACATATTGGGATCTAAGTGGATAAATGTTATCATAGAAAATGTCATAGtgaacctgtgtgtgtggggggataaTTGTATCTTTCATACACTCATGATACTATTATTATTAAATGTCATTATGTAGAATAATGTTTCAACAATAGGTGTATATTGATGGATTCAATTGATCAATACATTCAATCCATTATCTTCTAAACAAGAAGTTATCACTTAAATTGTATATTTTATATATCTATATTGATTTAAAATGCTCCTTAAACGAATCAATAATACATTGGATAATAATATCCATGAGGTTAAGGCAAGAACTATGCATACTGTGTCTTGTAACAACGGTTAATGTAATAACTTTTAGATTTATAATGTAATAAAACCAGTAAATGTAACATGTTGTTGGTTAATATGATAAAATGTTGAATTGTTGTCGTAATAACCTTTTCCACTTAATGTAATAAATGATGGTATCAGGTAACAACTTGTATAATGAATAATGTAATAACTTCAACCGATCATGTAATAACACCTAAACCAATGTTTTATGTTACTACACTAATGTTAATGCACATATCACCCTCCACCAAttacaaacccacacacacaaacctatgCACTTGTACTCTtacacaagcacacagacacacacattgataaaaatgtaaaaaatgaattAATCTGTAGTTCTTATAGTCAATTAGACAGGGGGCTCGGTCGGGCAAGAGGAAGAAGGATTGGGAAACTGCAAATAACAATAAACTGAACTCCACCTAGCAGAAACATCTTTATATTAGCAACTATTAATTATGAGCTGATATTGTATTATAGTTAAGGGCTATCACCCTGGGTGGGGTGAACCATAGTAGGGGATAAAAAGGGAAAACACCATCTTGAGAACTGAGTGTCTTGCTTGCAAATTGCTATAAGTGTATACTCCGGGTTGCAATCCTTATTATACAAACTAACCTCTGATCAAATAAGTTTCCTGTGGTCACTTGTATGATCATAGGGAAGAAATTCCTTACatgttctgtatgttatcactATTTCTATTAATTACGAAATAGTAGGCTGATAAATGGACAAATCAGTTGGAGTCGTGCATCTATAAGAATTGTTTGCTGACCGCCATAATACCAAAGAAGAAGAccccttcacaacagctctgctccgTGAAGCGCAGAAAgcatgaatgccctgacttctgccaAGGTTGTATCGTTGTAAATGCTGTATGGCCACTGCAGACGTCGGATTGAACATACATCAGACTTTACTGTTTCACTGCAAGGACAGCGCAGCTGTAATCGGTATTTTATTTACGAGGCCACTCTTACTGGGCCTCAACCAATAAAAATATCTGTTCGCTCAAAGAGAACGTTGTCAGAGAAGAAGAGGCAAAGAGGCCATCTCGAGGGAAAATCTGTCGCCCTAGGTCAATGAaagagtgttgaatttggtcaagcaAAAAacgaatggcttatttgctatgtgaggtttatttgatcgaatagaagtccCTTAGCCTGCACTCATAAGACCGCTTTAAGCCATTGGCGAGCCATTTTTGCGTCTTCCTTTCAGAGAACCGCTACAAGCCCTATAAAGCCATCTAGCCATGAGCTAATTTGAAAGACAATAGCAAAGAatttctgtttttgttgtttCTATAAATACCTTAGATTTGTGATTTTAATTAGATTttatttgcaaatgtaaaaataatACAACCACACGTGATACGAAAACAGTGAAACATGTAATAATGTACAGTTTAAATAGATGAATGATATAATACAAAACTATTTTCGAGCATAATGGACTCCCTTAACCTCCTCACCCACTTGGAGAGAGGTGTTGATGACTATGTACTGTAGGTGGCGGCACCTCTtaaacaccacagaagaagctGAAAAGCATCAACAGGAAGTTCTTTGTTTCCGGCCTCTATCGAGTTTTCAATCCGAATAGAATTCCACAGGATTTTGCAGAATGTTTCTATTGTAAGAGTAGTCTACATGAGACGTTTATTTGTCACAATTTAAATTGAGTTTTGAGATGTATAAAGGTGTGGTATATATTTTCTTTATCTGGACGCTGTGACAAAGAAAGTAACTGTAGCATACACATTTAATGTCGTTTTTTATTTGAAGAAACATTGGCTTCCACGATGGATCGGGTAAGTTTGGTTGACTTTTATTAATCGTATACCTATTGTGGCGTATAAAATGTCTAGGTGCAGTTTTCACGTGTGATCTTCCACATCCATGAGTTCGATTTGAACAGCTAGACAAAAGAAACCATAGTGGTAATTTCAGCCAAGTAACCTACCAGCCTATCGCACACAGATTGATACAAGGCAATGCTCAACCAGCAGCAGGTCAAGTCAGAACCAGGGAGAAATAATTAGGCATAGGCTACACCAAAGATGTGTataaccctggattgctgatgctatgtattggcggTTTGagaccgaggtaaagacagtttcaagtcggatattcgcgctttcaaaccacttgagccacagactccaaataagtgtcattATGTTGGAATAATtgcgcacaacattgcacaggtattattttcacgatttggacattaattcgctttccaaatctaataaacatgtggaaatgtgagcagcattttgtattcctagttgaattagttagggagcgtaaacaaagtacaaactttttttacattcgaatttcaatagctccttggtcatgtgacctagtgacttcaaacaaggttcagaatgtccactgactacccttctatattgcacacccgtTAGTTTCTCCATTTTCATCTAACATGATTTGCAATGATTTTTTTCAAAAtttagaatttcaatagctccttggtcatgtcaaTTACACACCTAAGAAGCTTGCAGTGGATATACACCCATATTGCATAACTTCCCCAACATAACTTGAGGTTATGTGCAACTTCCTTGGCCATctacaacaaaaaataatataGAGTTTTTGACCTAATTGTCACATAACAGCTAACCATTCATTATTGAAAATATAACAATCAAACCTGCATTACAAAGACCCTGTAGCTGAAGGTGTCCTGCTGCATGGTGTGAGTTATTTCCCCTCCTTTCCACTTTATGTCCACCCAGTCGTCTATTCCATAGCAGGATCTTCTCATTTTGAAGTATTCtatttttttatgtaaacatAATGGAATTCTGATTAGTTATAGGCAACTGAATACACAAGCCAAATTTGTATGCTGTTTTCCTTATCACTATAATCTAGCAGTAATTTAGTAGTAGAGGTAATTTCCTATATGCCCAattctacacacagcctaaattATAGGCACTGAACCATTTACAGGACAATAATAAAAGTAGCATATAGCATCCAACCCTATCACATAGTGAATAAATGTAGAGCGTTTGTAGACTTTAATAAAAAATATTAAGTGACAGTTTCATCAGTACGTGCTTAAAGAAAGTCATATCACAAagatcacagatgacagtgcacACCAAATCTATGACAATAGAGAATTAATTGTAAGCACCAAAGTGTGTTTGTcaaaataatatctgaaaatgtcagttgttgaacataatacttcTATTTGTAGTAGCAATTTATGATATATGCAGTTGAGGAATATTCCATGTACCAACACTACATGTAGGACGGACATAAGACATTCCCACATacagtatttttttattaaaaaaaatgtatttcacctttattcaaccaggtaggccagttgagaacaagttctcatttacaactgcaacctggccaagattattttatttatttattttactgttattttaccaggtaagttgactgagaacacattctcatttacagcaacgacctggggaatagtttctggggagaggagggggatgaatgagccaattgtaagctggggatgattagatggccgtgatggtatgagagccagattgggaatttagccaggacaccggggttaacagccctactcttacgataatgcaaagcagtatgacacaaatatcaacacagagttacacatggaataaacaaacgtacagtcaataacacaatggaaaagtctatatacagtgtgtgcaaatgaagtaagattagggaggtaaggcaataaataggccatagtggcgaaatagtTACAATTTCGcaaattatttataatttttttttatttaagctttatttaaccaggtaagctagttgagaacaagttctcatttacaactgcgacctggccaagataaagcaaagcagtacgacagaaacaacaacagagttacatggaataaacaagtgtacagacaataacacaatagaaaaaaaagaaagtctatatacagtttgtgcaaatggcatgaggaggtatggcaataaataggccatagtagcaaagtaactacaatttagcagattaacactggagtgatagatgagcagatgatgatgagcagatgatggtgtgtaagtagtgatattggtttgcaaaagagcagcaaagtaaataaaaacaatatagggatgaggtaggtagattgggtgggctatttacagatggactatgtacagctgcagcgatcggttagctgctcagatagctgatgtttaaagttagtgagggaaatgtaagtctccagcttcagcaatttttgcaattcgttcccgccactggcagcagagaactggaaggaaaggcggccaaaggaggtgttggctttggggatgaccagtgagatatacctgctggagagcgtgctacgggtgggtgttgttatcatgaccagtgagctgagataaggcggagctttacctagcatagacttatagatgacctggagccagtgggtctggcgatgaatatgtagcgaggtcCAGCCGACTagaacatacaggtcgcagtggtgggtggtataaggcgctttggtaacataacgaatggcactgtgatagactgcatccattttgctgagtagagtattggaagctattttgtagatgacatcgccgaagtcgaggatcggtaggatagtcagttttactggggtaagtttggcggcgtgagtgaaggaggctttgttgcaaaatagaaagccgattctagatttgattttggattggagatgtttgatatgagtctggaaggagagtttacagtctagccagacacctaggtatttgtagttgtccacgtattctaggtcagaaccatccagagtagtgatgctagtcgagcgggcgggtgtgggcagcaaatggttgaaaagcatgcatttggttttgctagtgtttaagagcagttggaggccatagGAGTGTTGTgtagcattgaagctcgtttggaggttagttattaacctctctggggcatgtgggacgaactcgtcccacctacgtaacagccactgaaatccagtggcgcgatttttgaatcgttagaaatactattacttcaatttctcaaacatatgactattttacagctatttaaagacaagaatctcgttaatctaaccccactgtccgatttcaaaaaggctttacaacgaaagcaaaacattagattatgtcagcagagtgcccagccagaaaaaatcagacacccatttttcaagctagcatatcatgtcacataaacccaaaccacagctaaatgcagcactaacctttgatgatcttcatcagatgacacacctaggacattatgttatacaatacatgcatgtctgttcaatcaagttcatatttatatcaaaaaccagctttttacattagcatgtgacgttcagaaaaagcataacccccgcaaacttccggggaatttactaacagtttgctaaattactcacgataaacgttcacaaaaagcataacaattattttaagaattatagatacattactcctctatgcactcgatatgtccgattttaaaatagcttttcggatgaagcacattttgcaataatctaagtacgtagcccggcattacagggctagctatttagatacccacccaggtcagcctccaccaaaatcacatttcctataagaaaaatgttcttaccttgcttgttcttcatcagaatacactgccaggacttctacttcaataacaaatgtaggtttggtcccaaataatccatcgttaaatccaaacagcgacgttttgttcgtgagttctagacactatcagaatgcttcttcacggtcccgcgcatggcgcattggcgtgtcaaaaatgtctaaatattccattaccgtacttcgaagcatgtcaaccgctgtttaaaaccaatttttatgccatttaactcgtagataagtgataatattccgaccgggagtatgcattgagcctaaacagccaaataaaatttctcctcaggagcgactcgtgcacgcgcctcattcaaaggtcctcggagcagccacttacaaaaggtgataatgtgtttcagcctgaggctccctcgtaaaccttcagttatttcccgggctctgagagcctatcggagccctgggaattgtcacgttacagctaagatccttacttttcaataaaaagatgcaagacgcacgactccttgtcagacagggtacttcctgcttgaaaccttgtcaggtttttgcctgccataggagttctgttatactcacagacaccattcaaacagttttagaaaattcagagtgttttctatccaaacctgaacaataatatgcatattctagcttctgagttggtgtaggaggcagttaaaaatgggaacatattttttccaaaattctcaatactgccccctagcccagacaggttaacacagtgtccaaagaagggccagatgtatacagaatggtgtcgtctgcgtagaggtgcatcagggaatcacccgcagcaagagcgacatcattgatatatacagagaaaagagtcggcccgagaattgaactctgtggtacccccatagagactgccagaggtccggacaacaggccctccgattttacacactgaactctatctgcaaagtagttggtgaaccaggcgaggcagtcatttgagaaaccaaggctattgagtctgccaataagaatacggtgattgacagagtcgaaagcattGGCCAGgttgatggtggttatgatatcgttttgtaccttgagcgtggctgagatgaaaatggactaactaaagggtgtgcaatgtgtaggcccactgagtggatattctgaaccttgtttgaagtcactaggtcacatgaccaaggagctattgaaattttacaTCTTGAAAATTAATGTAAAGTCTTGTGagactaaagggtgtgcaatataaaAGGCAAGTCAGTGGACAtactgaaccttgtttgaagtcattaggtcacatgaccaaggagctattgaaattttacattttgtaaagttcatgtaaaatcatgtgagatgaaaatggactaactaaagggtgtgcaatgtgtaggcccactgagtggacattctgaaccttgtttgaagtcattaggtcacatgaccaaggagctattgacatTTTTAATAAAAGGAAAATCATGTCaaatcttgtgagatgaaaatggactagctaaagggtgtgcaatatagaacgGTAGTCAGTGGGCATTCTGAACCTTGATTGAAGTCACTAGATCACATGACAAAGGAGCtattgaaaaattcatgtaaaaacgtgtgcgatgaaaatggacaaactaataTAGAAGGGTAATttgatttgtcactatgttgatggtccctaactgctgttggtggacgtaaggaaaactacaggcgaatatctgtcgaatatccaacctgaaactgtctttacctcagTGCCGTCTTTCTTGTGcctttacagcttgtttctagccgAAAGCATTGCAGTTGTGCATCCTATACATTTACATAATCAGGGTTTGGGGGGCATTAGCCCTGAGCTATCCCTGTGAATCCACCATGGCTCCTCCCACCTCTAGTAGTAGATCTAGAAgtattggagagactacagaaagatagggagggtgttgatccatctgattggttTAAGAGATGTCTGGATACTGTGTATCAGAATTTTGTGGCCATTTACACAGATGGTTCAAAAGATCCAAGGACAGGACGTACTGGGTCAGCATTTGTAGTGCAGGAATGTGGGGTGAGACTCAGGAAACGTATTACATATCAACTGGCTCTATATACGGCGGAGAtgatggccatactgttggctttgcagtgggtggaggaagtTAAGCCAGAAAGAGTAGTTATTTGCTCTGATTCATGTGCAGTGCTAAGGAGTCTCCCGTCCTTTTATATCACGTAGCAGACAATACCTGCTTTATGAGGTGCTACAAACCCATGGCAGGAGTAAACAAATGGGTATAGAGATAATATTTACATGGGTCCCAGCTCGTGTGGGAGTGGAGGGGAACGAGGCAGTTGATGGACTGGCTAAACAAGCATTAGTAGTGGGGATGTTGATGTGGTAGTTTCAATGAGTAAGGCAGAGACAAAAAGCATGATATGGACAGTGAAGGTGGAGAAATGGCAGGAGCAGTGGAAAATAGATACTATGGGCAGGCATTTTATTTCAAGTACAGAGGAAAGTTGGGGAGGGGAGAACGGCAGGAAGGTACAGAAGAGAAGAGGCTATatttacaagattaagggtgggacacagccagttgaATAAAACCTTACATGTGATAGGAAAGCTTCCAACAGGAAAATGTTTGTATTGCCAGGAAACAGACAGTGGAGCATGAATTGATACTGTTGATACGGTGTGGACATtattggagggaaagagagaggattagatctagtatgagggagaaggggatacagGAAATTAGTTTGAAGAGTATATTGAGTAGAACGTCATTAGATATAGTCTCATATGTTATATTTTTTAAGAGCAACAGGGCTGGCAGGTAGGATttagtttctccctgtctctggcccacactccagtacagtaggtggcggtaacgcaccataacgttggatgccaactgCCGATAAAACCCACCAAAGGaggagaataaaaataaaaataattaactCGTCCCCAAGCGCCACACAGCTGGAGAGTTGTTGACAAATTACTCTGTAAAACGAGGAATGCATTTACTCAATTTAACGAATGGAATGTATTAGTCACTAAACAATTACCACTCAAATAATTACAGTGTATAGGAAATGCATGATAAATTAGACTACTCAGTAAATGACTATCAGCAATAGACTTAACGTGGTTACACGTGTCTTCAATTCAGAACAATCAATCTCTAAGAGAAAAAACTGACACACAGGAGCTTGCTAACAAGTTCACTCTCCTTTTAACCACATTCAAGCAGAAACTCACGTACAACATGAATTAACATTTCTTTGCCCTTttcttgtaaaaataaaaaa
This genomic stretch from Salmo trutta chromosome 32, fSalTru1.1, whole genome shotgun sequence harbors:
- the LOC115171881 gene encoding zinc finger protein 271-like, with product MDRDRASPSPSTLPESPGHNSPGSTLLLGLKRVSVLLVDCRKTAGQSGTVREKHEEEDLISSRETPYRSLSGRGLSSGEPQQHHVADETEKSVSRSEHLKKHQQRCTGKKPHHCCSDCGKSFTSQSGFIIHCDQCGKSFAASNTFKSNVRIHTGEKPYPCLDCGKSFVSAGALTVHQRVHTGEKP